The following proteins are encoded in a genomic region of Streptomyces collinus Tu 365:
- a CDS encoding PAS domain-containing protein — protein MDEADLKTLLAPLPVSWWEADGGARLVESGGGAFADERTARRFLRALCAEAGGAARLPADGPYRARFEGRTFDVNWPAHEGGTATGRSRGVAVEVAGAAAGTGPYASFADLSPAAVFVRDTDGRCVWANHAYAHLYGTTRDALIGRHLAEIDGADDAARFLALDEQVLSGGHSARHTLAFRHTDGSAGHAVGYRFPVHWGTRRCVAGIYVDITDYTRALEQRRRAEADLCALRDHSGLACLRLSADGVVRDAGTAAAEVLHVRLGDLLGSPADTLLARTPERTALHRVWDDLIAGRRRSARTSAVLVDGDRRRRAWIHLSAVQHAAEHLPGVWAVITRLGLSHEAHPPLTPAQVRILALLAAGHSNADVAGALHLSRQTVDYHLSRLRRLLGVATRPALVARAYALGILSPHAWPPRSTTATHPLSPA, from the coding sequence GTGGACGAAGCCGATCTCAAGACACTGCTCGCGCCGCTCCCGGTGTCCTGGTGGGAAGCCGACGGCGGTGCGCGCCTGGTCGAGAGCGGAGGCGGCGCCTTCGCCGACGAACGCACCGCCCGGCGCTTCCTGCGAGCGTTGTGCGCCGAAGCCGGCGGCGCGGCGCGGTTACCCGCCGACGGCCCCTACCGGGCGCGCTTCGAGGGCCGCACGTTCGACGTCAACTGGCCCGCTCATGAAGGCGGTACGGCCACGGGGCGCAGCAGGGGCGTCGCGGTCGAGGTGGCCGGCGCGGCGGCCGGGACCGGACCGTACGCGTCCTTCGCCGACCTGAGCCCGGCCGCGGTCTTCGTCCGCGACACCGACGGCCGCTGCGTCTGGGCGAACCACGCCTACGCCCATCTGTACGGGACCACGCGGGACGCCCTGATCGGCCGGCACCTGGCCGAGATCGACGGGGCCGACGACGCGGCCCGGTTCCTCGCCCTCGACGAACAGGTCCTCTCCGGCGGGCACTCGGCGCGGCACACGCTCGCCTTCCGGCACACGGACGGCAGCGCCGGGCACGCGGTCGGCTACCGCTTCCCGGTCCACTGGGGGACACGGCGCTGCGTGGCCGGCATCTACGTCGACATCACCGACTACACCCGCGCGCTGGAGCAGCGGCGCCGGGCGGAGGCGGACCTGTGCGCGCTGCGCGACCACAGCGGCCTCGCCTGTCTGCGTCTGTCCGCCGACGGGGTGGTCAGGGACGCGGGCACGGCAGCGGCCGAGGTGCTGCACGTCCGCCTGGGCGACCTGCTCGGTTCGCCCGCCGACACCCTGCTGGCCCGGACCCCCGAACGCACGGCGCTGCACCGGGTCTGGGACGACCTCATCGCCGGCCGGCGCAGAAGCGCGCGCACCAGCGCCGTGCTCGTGGACGGCGACCGCAGGCGCCGCGCGTGGATCCACCTGAGCGCGGTCCAGCACGCCGCCGAACACCTGCCCGGTGTCTGGGCGGTCATCACCCGGCTCGGCCTGAGTCACGAGGCGCACCCGCCGCTGACGCCCGCTCAGGTGCGGATACTCGCGCTGCTGGCCGCCGGGCACAGCAACGCCGACGTCGCCGGGGCCCTGCACCTGTCCCGGCAGACGGTCGACTACCACCTCAGCCGGCTGCGGCGGCTCCTCGGGGTCGCGACCCGTCCGGCGCTGGTGGCTCGCGCCTACGCGCTGGGCATCCTCTCCCCGCACGCCTGGCCGCCGCGCTCCACCACGGCGACGCACCCGCTCAGCCCGGCCTGA
- a CDS encoding ArsR/SmtB family transcription factor, which yields MGHGAAQPSGRVPRRNLDAASAAKVATTLQALATPSRLLILARLREGSLPATELAAEVGMEQSACSHQLRLLRNLGLVVGTRKGRSIVYSLYDNHVAALIDQAIYHVEHLRLGLTDSAALTEAEEEGAGVPSA from the coding sequence ATGGGTCATGGAGCCGCACAGCCGTCAGGACGCGTCCCGCGCAGAAACCTGGACGCGGCGAGCGCCGCCAAGGTGGCGACCACCCTCCAGGCGCTGGCGACCCCCTCGCGGCTGCTGATCCTCGCCCGGCTGCGCGAGGGTTCCCTGCCCGCGACCGAGCTGGCCGCCGAGGTCGGCATGGAACAGTCGGCCTGCTCCCACCAATTGCGCCTGCTGCGCAACCTCGGTCTCGTCGTCGGCACCCGCAAGGGCCGTTCGATCGTGTACTCCCTCTACGACAACCACGTCGCGGCACTCATCGACCAGGCCATCTACCACGTCGAGCATCTCCGCCTCGGCCTCACCGACTCCGCCGCCCTCACCGAGGCGGAGGAGGAGGGCGCGGGCGTCCCGAGTGCCTGA
- a CDS encoding heavy metal translocating P-type ATPase, with the protein MSSTLTRPAPPGAARESVAPRRRTRLLALPEARWAAAALVLFLIALPLYLAGAPAWTWGTLFAAVYATGGWEPGRAGLRALREKTLDVDLLMVVAALGAAAIGQVLDGALLIVIFATSGALEAIATARTADSVRGLLDLAPATATRVADDGTEETVPGERLAVGEIILVRPGERIGADGRVLDGAGEVDQATITGEPLPVAKAAGDEVFAGTLNGTGALRVKVERDPSDSVIARIVAMVEEASGTKAPTQLFIEKVEQRYSLGMVAATVALFVLPLLVGADLRSTLLRAMTFMIVASPCAVVLATMPPLLSAIANAGRHGVLVKSAVVMERLGQVDAVALDKTGTLTEGTPRVTDVRPLPGPGLPEDEVLRLAAAAEHPSEHPLARAIVDAARDRGLDIPLVRDFGSAPGTGVSATFEGRSVAVGSPARLPDGRTGGPAGEEAAAPEMTRALDVAAALEEEGRTAVLVTVDGRPAGVLGIADRLRDEAAATVAALGELAGTTPVLVTGDNPRAAARLAGEVGIDDVRAGLLPQDKVAAVREWERAGRKVLVVGDGVNDAPALAAAHTGIAMGRAGSDLALETADAVVVRDELATVPAVVRLSRRARRLVVQNLVVAAVFITGLVIWDLAGTLPLPLGVAGHEGSTVIVGLNGLRLLADGAWRRAHAGTDR; encoded by the coding sequence ATGTCGTCCACGCTCACCCGCCCGGCCCCGCCCGGCGCGGCGCGCGAGTCGGTCGCCCCCCGCCGCCGCACCCGGCTCCTCGCCCTGCCCGAGGCCCGCTGGGCGGCCGCCGCGCTGGTGCTGTTCCTGATCGCCCTGCCCCTGTACCTGGCCGGGGCGCCCGCCTGGACCTGGGGCACGCTGTTCGCGGCCGTCTACGCGACCGGCGGCTGGGAACCGGGCCGGGCCGGGCTCCGGGCGCTGCGCGAGAAGACCCTCGACGTGGACCTGCTGATGGTGGTCGCCGCACTCGGGGCGGCGGCGATCGGGCAGGTGCTGGACGGCGCGCTGCTGATCGTCATCTTCGCCACCTCGGGGGCGCTGGAGGCGATCGCCACCGCCCGCACCGCCGACTCCGTGCGTGGTCTGCTCGACCTGGCCCCCGCCACGGCCACGCGCGTCGCCGACGACGGCACCGAGGAGACGGTGCCCGGCGAGCGGCTCGCGGTGGGCGAGATCATCCTGGTCCGGCCCGGGGAGCGCATCGGCGCGGACGGCCGCGTGCTGGACGGGGCCGGCGAGGTCGACCAGGCCACCATCACGGGCGAGCCCCTGCCCGTGGCGAAGGCGGCCGGGGACGAGGTGTTCGCCGGCACCCTCAACGGCACGGGCGCGCTGCGGGTGAAGGTCGAGCGCGACCCGTCCGACTCGGTGATCGCCCGGATCGTGGCCATGGTCGAGGAGGCCTCCGGGACCAAGGCGCCGACCCAGCTCTTCATCGAGAAGGTCGAGCAGCGCTACTCGCTCGGCATGGTCGCGGCCACGGTGGCGCTCTTCGTGCTCCCGCTGCTCGTCGGCGCCGATCTGCGGTCCACCCTGCTGCGGGCGATGACCTTCATGATCGTCGCCTCGCCGTGCGCCGTGGTGCTGGCCACCATGCCGCCGCTGCTGTCCGCGATCGCCAACGCCGGCCGCCACGGCGTGCTGGTCAAGTCGGCGGTGGTCATGGAGCGCCTGGGACAGGTGGACGCCGTGGCGCTGGACAAGACGGGCACTCTGACCGAGGGCACGCCCCGGGTGACGGACGTCCGCCCACTGCCCGGCCCCGGTCTGCCGGAGGACGAGGTGCTGCGGCTGGCCGCGGCGGCCGAGCACCCCAGCGAGCACCCGCTGGCCCGGGCGATCGTGGACGCGGCCCGCGACCGCGGTCTGGACATCCCCCTGGTGCGGGACTTCGGTTCGGCGCCCGGCACCGGTGTCAGCGCCACCTTCGAGGGCAGGTCCGTCGCGGTCGGCAGCCCGGCCCGGCTGCCGGACGGCCGCACGGGCGGTCCCGCCGGGGAAGAGGCGGCGGCCCCGGAGATGACGAGGGCCCTGGACGTGGCGGCGGCCCTGGAGGAAGAGGGCCGTACCGCCGTGCTGGTCACCGTCGACGGCCGGCCGGCCGGGGTCCTCGGCATCGCCGACCGCCTGCGCGACGAGGCCGCCGCCACCGTCGCGGCCCTGGGCGAACTGGCGGGCACCACCCCGGTGCTGGTCACCGGTGACAACCCGCGCGCGGCGGCCCGGCTCGCCGGCGAGGTGGGCATCGACGACGTCCGTGCGGGACTGCTGCCGCAGGACAAGGTGGCCGCGGTGCGGGAGTGGGAGCGGGCGGGACGCAAGGTGCTGGTGGTCGGCGACGGCGTCAACGACGCCCCCGCGCTGGCCGCCGCCCACACCGGCATCGCGATGGGCCGGGCCGGCTCCGACCTGGCCCTGGAGACCGCCGACGCGGTCGTGGTCCGCGACGAGCTGGCGACCGTCCCCGCCGTCGTCCGCCTCTCCCGCCGGGCCCGCCGCCTCGTCGTGCAGAACCTGGTCGTCGCCGCGGTGTTCATCACCGGCCTGGTGATCTGGGACCTGGCCGGCACGCTGCCGCTGCCGCTGGGTGTCGCGGGCCACGAGGGGTCCACCGTGATCGTCGGCCTCAACGGGCTGCGCCTGCTCGCCGACGGCGCCTGGCGGCGTGCCCATGCGGGGACGGACCGGTGA